The DNA window CCGGGATCATCGCGAGGATCATCAGACGTTGGATCATCGAGCGCCCTTCCTAGGTGATGCCGATTCGGATTGCGCGGTTCTGGGGGAAATTCGCTATCGCCGGAGCTGACGAGCCACCCCCTGCAGTGCGCCGCCCCAACGGGTGTCGGCATGGGCGCTTCCCGGTGGTGCCACTGAATTCCACGGAGTTCCCTGGACGCCGGATGCCCAATGGTCGGTATCGACGGCAGCGGCAATTTCACCTCGGACTATACGCATTTGCTCCCCGTCGGTGACGTTCTCCATCAACTTCATGGTTTCCTTCTCGATCCGCATGGCGTGTTCATTTCCGATCCACTGCCGCATGCGGGACGCGGCGGTTCGGTCGATCCCATGGTTCTGCAACCAAGCCGCCGAATTATTGCCGTTTGCCACCATTTGGGTCAGGTCTTGCCCGTCCGCCAAAGCTTGCAAGGCGTGCATCTTGTCACTTGTGGCGTTCGCCATGTAATCCCGGACATAGAATTCTTCGTCACCCATCGGGAGACCGCGCGCCGTGCGGCCGCCGTCGAGGGTGACGCCACCGGACTTCGTCCTGCGCAATACGAACGCCGATTGCTGAAGAGTCGCGAAGTCAGCCGCTGCTTCGTCGACGTCACCGCGGCCATCCATCAGCCGTCGTCCCTGGAGCTGGGCACGTTTCACCGCGGCGGCCACCAGGCTGAGGTCCTTATCGGCAAGTTGCTCGTCGTCAGCAGCGGAGGCGACGATATTGCGAGAGCGAGCAGCGAGGAACATCCGCTGCTTGTTTTTGAATCCAGCACCCTGCATCGCACCGAATGAATCCGCGATGCTTCCGCCAGCATCGAGCGTACCCTGCACACCCGCAGAGGCCCCCAAGGCATTATCGATTCTGCCGCCGTGTTCCCTGGCCCCCCGGAGGGCTCTACGAACACCCTCGACAAACAACGGGCGGTTCATATAGGACTGCGAATATGCTGGGCCGAACCATTCGTCCCCCCACACTCCGCCCTGAGCGGCCGCCGTTGCCTTCTTCAACTTCGACTGGGGGTGTATGGAGCCCGGAAGTCCGCCCATCATCCATTCGGTCAGGGGCGAGTTCGCGATGGTGCTCATCCCGCCCATCAGCGCCATCATCCCCAGGCCTGACATCTTGTGGCCCGCACCGGTTTGGCCCATCCCCAGGGCGGTGCCACCGCCCCCGGAGCCCGAACCGCCTTTGGCGCCGCCTTTCTGTATCCACAGCCCGGTACGGTTGGTTACCCAATCACTACTAGTGTGCAGGTTCCCATTGAGTTTTCGCACCATGGGAATGAAAAGAATTTGGAGTATGGTCACGAAGAAGAGCACCGACATCGCCTGCTCCTACGCCTGCTCGAACAGACTGTTCATGAGCAACATCACGGTAGCCGAGAAGATAATATTGGTAGCCATCAACGAGGCCGCGTAGAAAGCGTGAACCGCACAGCGGATCGTCCACGTCTGTGTGGGTCCGTAGATATACCCACCCGCGGCGAACCCGAAAATCATCAAGAATCCGTAGTAGATCGCATCGAGCGCAGTCCAAATGACCCTGACCGACATGTAACCAAAAGAGATAAACGACACAATCGCCATCAGCAGCAGAAGCAACATGCCTCCGAACTGCGCCCAGCTGGGATTGTCCGCCGCCGCGTACGCGGCGGAGTCCCCGCAGGTCTTCAGGCCTTTTTTCACCTGGTCCTCGTTACCGGCCTTCATTCCCGCCGACCATGCCGCCTTACACGCCGGCTTCTCGTCGATCAGATGCCCGAAATTCACCACCTGCAGCGGTCGCCGTGCGTAATTATCCACCATCTCGGCCTGCATCGTGGCCACCAACTGGGTGGAGTCCGGGTTATTGTTACCGTTGAGCCCCGCAGCCACCGCAATACCTATATTCCGCCCCTGCGCCAACAACCCGCTCGACGAAACCACGTCCTCTAGCGGATGCTCCAGAACAAACGGACTCAGCATCGCCACCACAAACACTGCGACAAGACCCGTCACCGCTCTGGCGGGATAGCCGCGGATGATAAAGACGGCCAGCGGGAACGCACCGATCGTAACCGCGAGAGCCAAGAGGACGGGCGTCGCGATTTGGTCCGTCAGATCTTCGGCCGCCTTCTGCAACGGCGAGCCGATCATATCCAGCCAACCGAAGCTGAACGTCTTACCGACCACCCAGTTCCAAGTCGTCACAATGAGGCCCCACGGCGCGAATACCAACAGGATCATGGACGAGAGAAGAGTATTCCCAGGATGAAGTAGGCTGCCGTGGTTGGTGACGAACATATAGTTCGATAGTGGCACCCCTGATGAGTCATGGATGTCCATCCAGCTGGTCGCGCTGTTGATCGACGATGCCGTGGTGTCGGTGTCGGTCTCCGCGGTAGCGAACGCACTCACGACACCTGGAAACACGAACAGCACGAAGACGGCGACGAGAATCCACGTTGTCCAGCGTCGACGACGGGTCGCGGAGATCCAACGACGACATCGTCGGAACGCCGCCTGCGGCGACCAATAGGCCGGATCCCAGTCCGGTTCCCACCCCTGCGACGTCCGCCAATCGTGCAGGCGGATGCCCTGACCGGCATCAGCACTCATGGGGTTACCTGCCGTTTCAGAGCAGATGTGCGGACTGTCCCGGCCGCGGCCGGTGTGCTGGTGATCGCTGCCGCCCGGTCGGGGCGTGCCGGGCCGAGTACTTTGCCGCGCCCGATTCGGTTCAACGCATCACGCATGAACATCTCACCACGACGTTCGTCGGGCACCTGACGCCCCGGACCGATCGGCGGCGAAGTCTCTTCGCGCAGTATCTGCAGCAGGAACGGCGCTTCCGCCAAATCCACGCCGAGCCACTCCAGACTGTTGCGGGCCAGGGTTTCGTCGCGCTGACGGAAGACGAACCGGTTGGGTATCAGATTGTGGGCCGCCCCCTGGAAGTCGGTTGCGGGATCGTGGGATGCCAGCCCGATCGCGGCGAGGTGTTTACGTCCGTCTCGGCTGAAGTCCGAGGTCACCGACGAACCGACTTGCGTTTGGGTGAAATGGTGCGCCTCGTCACCCACCAGCAAGCCGAATCTGCCGTTGTCGGTGAGGAACGCTTCCCGAGCGGCCACGCCGACCAGCTCGTAGAGCGCGGTGCCGAGGCGCTTCGTCAGTGGCAATCGGTTGTACAGGTGTGGCGTGGTGAGTTCCTCCGCCGACGGCAGCGCAAGATTGTGGCTGCGGATGACCGTCGCGGCAGCGGTGAGCTGCAACGGACGCAGCTTCGGGTCGAAGAGCACCGGCACCCGCTCGGCGATGGTGCCGAGACGAGCGGCCAGGTCGGCATATTCCTCTTCGCGGCCCGGCTGGTCACGTAGCCGTCGGACGACGTGGTAAAGATCGAGCAGACTCCGGATGCCGTGCTCGGCAATGCCTCTGGGCGTCAGCAGATTGCTGGCGGCGGCACCGGCGCCGGAAGTGGGCGACAGATCCAGCAACGGCAGGATCGAATCCAATGCCCGCTCGCCGGCGATCCTCGGGTCGAACAACCGCAGCGGATCCAGCGATACCGTCGGATTGGCCAAATCGATGACGACGGCCTTATCGATCGACGACGCGAAATGCTCCCACTCGCCGACCTGACTACGGTCGATGGCGAGGAACTGACCGCCCATATCGTGGACGAGGACCGCCATCAGTTTCAAGAAGTAGGACTTGCCCGACCCGAGCTCGCCGGTGACGGCGAACGACGCGGACAAATCGTGCAGCGCGGCTTCCATAATGCCGAAATGGATCGGCTCGAAGTTTCCGGACAGCAGATTGACGCCGATCACCGGGCCGCTGTCGTCACCGATCTGACTGCTGGTGAACGGCACGAAACCGGACCACATATCAGATGGAAGAATATGGGCGAAGTCGTCGAACGCGCGCCGCGGCGGGCTGCCGGGAATCAGCATCGACCACAGATCGACCTGCGCGCCGACCGGTGCGGTCATTTCGACCTGAAAGCGCTTGTAGCGGCGCTTGATCGTATTCACCGCATCCAGCGTGGCATCGCGCGATGGTCCACCGATAGCGACCACAGTGGTGAACGATACTTCCGATTCGCCACCGTTGACCTCGAAGTGCTGGTTGTACTCACCGAGCATCTGCGCCTTCGACATCAAGGTGTTCTGCGCGAAGGAGACCTCCTGGTCGCGCTGGTCCATCTGCTCGCCGAGCCGTCGCAGGCTCAGCTCGTTGTTCTTCAGCACCTGCTCCGCGGGCTTCGTCGACACCCGCATCCCCCAGTCGACCGTGACATCCGGCAAACCTTCGAGCACATTGAGGAATTCACTGCCGCCGGGGAATGTCATTCCCGAATACGGGAATGAGCGGGGCGTAAGCATCGACTGGTAGGACTGCCGATACGCGTAGTCCGGCTGGACCACCTTGATCACCGGGACAAATGACGGCCGGATCCGCCGGTTGCTGTCGGCCTGCGCGCCCTCGTCGAGCGCACCCGCGCAGAAGACCGCCGCCGTCG is part of the Nocardia sp. NBC_00565 genome and encodes:
- a CDS encoding ATP-binding protein; this translates as MAFGQDLQPTAAIRGHLQFTHSGLVTATYFINPLGYGLRKASDKFDVKLSHHSLINNLPNGSLLLGIQARLNTIDVLTKMVEGVDLDECEEYADEVVASYERVRAIMPQTRLFLLSIPVGAANPGISALSRMWRSSTSTIDATAISRADLDDYDEKAKEILSRVGGDFDPVPVPAALFQWLWEHYLSRGAAGDPIAPTRAGALDDATAAVFCAGALDEGAQADSNRRIRPSFVPVIKVVQPDYAYRQSYQSMLTPRSFPYSGMTFPGGSEFLNVLEGLPDVTVDWGMRVSTKPAEQVLKNNELSLRRLGEQMDQRDQEVSFAQNTLMSKAQMLGEYNQHFEVNGGESEVSFTTVVAIGGPSRDATLDAVNTIKRRYKRFQVEMTAPVGAQVDLWSMLIPGSPPRRAFDDFAHILPSDMWSGFVPFTSSQIGDDSGPVIGVNLLSGNFEPIHFGIMEAALHDLSASFAVTGELGSGKSYFLKLMAVLVHDMGGQFLAIDRSQVGEWEHFASSIDKAVVIDLANPTVSLDPLRLFDPRIAGERALDSILPLLDLSPTSGAGAAASNLLTPRGIAEHGIRSLLDLYHVVRRLRDQPGREEEYADLAARLGTIAERVPVLFDPKLRPLQLTAAATVIRSHNLALPSAEELTTPHLYNRLPLTKRLGTALYELVGVAAREAFLTDNGRFGLLVGDEAHHFTQTQVGSSVTSDFSRDGRKHLAAIGLASHDPATDFQGAAHNLIPNRFVFRQRDETLARNSLEWLGVDLAEAPFLLQILREETSPPIGPGRQVPDERRGEMFMRDALNRIGRGKVLGPARPDRAAAITSTPAAAGTVRTSALKRQVTP